In the genome of Rhodamnia argentea isolate NSW1041297 chromosome 3, ASM2092103v1, whole genome shotgun sequence, one region contains:
- the LOC115727423 gene encoding uncharacterized protein LOC115727423, whose protein sequence is MTIDQYEARFAELSKYAPRLVEDPMDRSKRFRDGLKPEIRSVLIRFILKDYNDPYERAQMVEQDPTERAATSGSRFAPSNRRDIWQGKRPMQSNRFNIPPNRRGVISKPMPRKDNVCHLCNQRHGYAPCRMRGACFGCGQQGHLVRDYPQRQQARPPGGQVGRIAPPNYRNGPRAQRRVFAITRDEAKDSPIVIGTVLPQNSVAYALFDPGATYSFVADQFVRLSGLIVVPLDVVVKVSTPLKDSVIATVGSPGCKLVVDGHESEIDLVVLEIFEFVGNRGGTSTVVISLLEATRLLANGCQGYLAAVVDTSIGETKLEEIAVVCEFPNVFPEELPGLPPKREIEVVIDLALGTEPISKAPYKMALSELKELKVQKQELLDK, encoded by the exons ATGACGATCGATCAGTATGAGGCCAGATTTGCTGAACTGTCCAAGTATGCTCCGAGATTGGTTGAAGACCCTATGGATAGGTCCAAAAGGTTCAGAGATGGGCTGAAGCCCGAGATTAGGAGTGTGCTGATACGATTTATTCTGAAGGATTACAATGACCCCTATGAGAGAGCACAGATGGTAGAACAAGATCCGACCGAAAGAGCTGCCACATCCGGATCGCGGTTTGCACCCTCAAATAGAAGAGATATTTGGCAAGGGAAGAGGCCGATGCAAAGTAACCGATTCAACATTCCGCCCAATCGCCGAGGAGTGATTAGCAAGCCGATGCCTCGCAAAGACAATGTCTGCCACCTGTGTAATCAAAGGCATGGATATGCTCCATGTAGAATGCGTGGAGCctgctttggatgtggccagCAGGGCCATCTAGTGAGAGACTACCCACAGAGGCAACAAGCTAGGCCGCCGGGAGGCCAAGTTGGAAGGATCGCGCCACCGAATTACCGCAACGGACCTCGGGCGCAAAGACGGGTGTTTGCTATCACCCGAGATGAGGCGAAGGACTCGCCGATCGTCATAGGTACGGTCCTTCCGCAGAACAGCGtagcttatgctttgtttgaccccGGTGCTACGTATTCTTTTGTTGCGGATCAATTTGTTAGACTGTCTGGATTAATTGTGGTACCATTAGATGTGGTTGTCAAGGTatctacacctttaaaggatagcgtaaTAGCTACGGTAGGGTCTCCCGGTTGTAAACTAGTGGTAGATGGTCAcgagagtgagatagatctgGTTGTACTAGAGAT ttttgaatttgtgggaaatcgaggaggaacctcgacgGTAGTAATCTCGTTGCTAGAGGCGACTCGGTTGTTGGCAAAtggttgccaaggttatttggctGCGGTAGTGGATACGTCTATTGgggaaactaagttggaggaAATTGCTgtagtatgtgagtttccaaacGTTTTTCCCGAAGAATTGCCTGGATTACCGccgaaaagagaaatagaggTTGTGATAGATTTAGCTCTAGGGACGGAGCCAATCTCTAAAGCGCCGTACAAGATGGCGTTGTCAGAGCTTAAGGAACTTAAGGTGCAGAAACAAGAATTGTTGGATAAATGA